A region from the Brettanomyces bruxellensis chromosome 4, complete sequence genome encodes:
- a CDS encoding uncharacterized protein (BUSCO:EOG09261B3Q), with product MSRFELSTTLSGHEDDVRCVASLSNNEIVSGSRDSTVKIWRNDSKQRTPNFDDCVMNFKAERFINCLAIYDDGQQRLIASGGNDNLINLTSPYSTINEGNTSYCLVGHTANVSSLQCKDRYILSTSWDGTAKVWTKIGDVIYNLKGHKGPVWGASFLPGKDTFVTCGADKTIRIWEKSRLVKTIIAHKDVVRDVLVLPNGGIASCSNDSTVKIWDGKTYELKSVLSGHESFVYSICCLPDGDIVSCGEDRTIRVWRSGRCIQTITVPCVSVWDVTSLPNGDIVAGSSDSKIRVFSRSAERKASKEIISSFKKEVAESGVGEDLLGNVNMEKLCGVNALKVNGKTEGELKIVKDESLVVVLYRWDENKWIKVGKMVTSSGSDRKIMYNGLSYDYVFDIDVEDGKPPLKLPFNVSDNPYEVADKFLADNNLPYSYLQQIVDFIMKNARGATIGESNASATRPHVKDAYQEKVPGGSSILPQQNYLTFKKVNVAQIMKGFKKLNTDQTEENRIDPREMEMALDGEDYDKLGKIAFQIILNWKTNTNLVGYDLLRVAIAEINPFGDIFTPIRKGLESEQPAVIMMCVRILCNIFSASKWGEQTLMDPNILDVIFTSKLSATVQNEKTSNKQKRPLSVAVATLLLDFSVLINKFSFGPLYQKSVEIYDEYTSLLLDDEESSYRLLVGIGTLCKYRQTEQLKIFADSITSIYRDERFKMVQQEMK from the coding sequence ATGTCACGTTTTGAATTGTCTACAACGTTGTCAGGCCATGAAGATGACGTGAGATGTGTAGCGTCActttcaaataatgaaatagtAAGTGGATCAAGAGACAGCACAGTCAAAATTTGGAGGAATGATTCGAAGCAAAGGACACCCAACTTTGATGACTGTGTAATGAATTTCAAAGCCGAAAGGTTTATTAATTGCTTGGCAATTTATGATGACGGGCAACAACGGCTCATTGCAAGTGGTGGAAATGACAATCTCATTAATCTAACGTCGCCATATTCTACAATCAATGAAGGAAACACTTCATATTGCTTGGTGGGTCACACTGCTAATGTCAGCTCTCTTCAGTGCAAGGATAGATACATTTTGAGTACATCATGGGATGGAACAGCAAAAGTTTGGACGAAAATTGGAGACGTGATATATAATTTGAAAGGACACAAAGGCCCAGTATGGGGAGCAAGCTTTTTACCCGGAAAGGATACATTTGTGACCTGTGGTGCAGACAAAACCATCAGAATTTGGGAAAAATCACGACTTGTCAAAACTATTATTGCTCATAAAGATGTTGTACGTGATGTGTTGGTTTTACCAAACGGTGGTATTGCTTCGTGTTCTAATGATAGCACAGTTAAAATATGGGACGGCAAAACTTACGAACTCAAAAGTGTGCTTTCGGGACACGAGAGTTTCGTCTATTCTATTTGCTGCCTACCTGATGGTGATATTGTCAGTTGTGGTGAGGATAGAACTATTCGTGTTTGGAGATCTGGAAGATGCATTCAAACGATAACTGTTCCGTGTGTTTCGGTTTGGGATGTCACTTCCCTTCCAAACGGTGATATCGTTGCTGGATCCAGCGATTCAAAGATTCGGGTCTTCTCGAGGTctgcagaaagaaaagcgTCAAAGGagattatttcttctttcaagaaAGAGGTGGCTGAATCGGGTGTAGGTGAAGATCTTCTTGGAAATGTTAACATGGAAAAGCTTTGTGGCGTTAATGCATTGAAGGTGAATGGAAAGACTGAAGGAGAGTTGAAGATCGTCAAGGATGAAAGCTTGGTAGTTGTTCTTTACCGATGGGATGAGAATAAATGGATTAAAGTGGGAAAGATGGTCACATCGTCAGGATCAGATCGTAAAATCATGTACAATGGTTTGTCCTACGATTACGTGTTTGATATTGATGTGGAGGATGGAAAACCCCCTCTAAAGCTTCCATTTAACGTTTCAGATAACCCGTATGAAGTCGCAGACAAATTTCTCGCAGACAATAATCTTCCTTACTCTTACCTTCAACAGATAGTAGACTTCATCATGAAAAATGCACGGGGAGCTACAATAGGTGAGAGTAATGCATCTGCAACCCGGCCACATGTCAAAGATGCTTACCAGGAAAAAGTGCCGGGTGGATCATCGATTCTCCCACAACAGAATTACTTAACATTCAAAAAGGTAAATGTTGCACAGATTATGAAGGGATTTAAAAAGCTTAATACCGACCAGACGGAGGAAAACAGAATCGACCCAAGAGAGATGGAAATGGCTCTAGATGGAGAGGATTACGATAAATTAGGGAAGATAGCCTTTCAGATAATTCTTAACTGGAAGACAAACACCAATCTTGTCGGTTATGATCTTTTGCGGGTTGCCATTGCTGAAATAAACCCGTTTGGGGATATATTTACACCAATAAGAAAGGGATTGGAGAGCGAACAACCGGCCGTGATTATGATGTGCGTACGTATCCTATGTAACATCTTTTCGGCTTCAAAATGGGGAGAGCAGACGCTTATGGATCCAAACATCTTGGATGTGATTTTTACCTCAAAGTTGTCGGCCACTGTTCAGAATGAAAAGACCTCAAATAAGCAGAAGAGACCACTTTCGGTTGCTGTTGCAACCCTTCTTCTTGACTTTTCGGTCTTGATAAACAAATTCTCTTTTGGGCCATTGTATCAGAAAAGCGTGGAAATATACGACGAGTATACCTCGTTACTTttagatgatgaagaatctTCGTATAGGCTGTTAGTTGGTATAGGAACTTTGTGCAAGTACCGCCAGACAGAGcagttgaaaatttttgctGACTCGATTACCAGCATTTATAGGGACGAGCGCTTCAAAATGGTTCAACAGGAGATGAAATAG
- the MRP2 gene encoding 40S ribosomal protein mrp2, mitochondrial (BUSCO:EOG09265D7J), which yields MSKQLIKGSMMKRFAHPTTLPSTYINSRVLRDNYKRQMMAQNEVTTRALKFIARNAALPQKVRLEAQIQLTAMPNYTRSTQLKGRCLDTGRGRGILRDFRLCRYQFRLQALQGLLPGVKKGVW from the coding sequence ATGTCGAAACAACTTATAAAGGGTTCCATGATGAAGCGATTCGCTCATCCAACAACTTTACCATCTACGTATATTAACTCTCGTGTTCTTAGGGACAATTATAAGAGACAGATGATGGCACAAAATGAAGTCACAACCAGAGCATTAAAATTTATAGCCAGAAATGCAGCTCTTCCTCAAAAGGTGAGACTCGAAGCACAAATACAACTCACGGCCATGCCAAATTACACTAGAAGTACACAATTGAAAGGAAGATGTCTTGATACAGGAAGAGGTAGGGGTATTCTTCGAGACTTCAGATTATGTAGGTACCAATTTAGATTACAGGCTCTTCAGGGGCTTTTGCCTGGAGTGAAAAAGGGTGTCTGgtga
- the URA6 gene encoding bifunctional uridylate/adenylate kinase (BUSCO:EOG09264O6J): protein MFKYTKSTLQLTRTVQRSALKMAQSRVLQRRMYASSNKEAPKKQRRSLVPLAILGIAALGLTYYNMGHVSKPPRASVDPVSRSKKDIESKEQPLFKDNEISVIYVLGGPGAGKGTQSAKLVKEYGFVHLSAGDLLRAEQNDASSKYGELIANYIKEGRIVPQEITVALLRKAIVNNYNQGKTKFLVDGFPRKMDQALAFENQIAHGKFVLFFQCPEDVMLHRLLERGKTSGRSDDNMETIRKRFHVFEETSMPVVDYFEKQGKVLKVSCDHPVDVVFGQVVAQLKKEGITD from the coding sequence ATGTTTAAATACACAAAAAGCACGCTTCAACTTACGCGGACAGTACAGAGATCTGCCCTTAAAATGGCACAATCAAGGGTTCTACAGCGTAGAATGTACGCTTCATCGAATAAGGAGGCACCTAAGAAGCAGAGAAGAAGTCTTGTGCCACTTGCAATTCTTGGTATTGCCGCATTGGGCCTCACCTATTATAACATGGGCCATGTTTCAAAGCCACCTAGAGCCAGTGTCGATCCAGTTAGCCGGTCAAAGAAGGATATTGAATCAAAGGAACAACCTTTATTCAAAGATAACGAAATCAGTGTGATCTACGTTCTCGGTGGTCCGGGCGCAGGAAAAGGTACTCAGTCTGCAAAATTGGTCAAAGAGTATGGATTCGTTCATTTATCGGCTGGAGATTTACTCAGAGCCGAGCAGAATGATGCATCTTCTAAATACGGTGAGCTAATTGCTAACTACATAAAGGAAGGCCGAATCGTCCCCCAGGAAATCACAGTGGCACTTTTAAGAAAGGCCATCGTCAACAATTACAATCAGGGAAAGACAAAGTTCTTGGTGGATGGCTTCCCAAGGAAAATGGACCAGGCCTTGGCTtttgaaaatcaaattgCTCATGGAAagtttgttcttttcttccagTGTCCAGAAGATGTGATGCTGCACCGTTTGCttgaaagaggaaagaCTTCCGGCCGCTCGGATGACAACATGGAGACTATCAGAAAGAGATTCCACGTCTTCGAGGAGACAAGTATGCCAGTAGTGGACTACTTTGAGAAGCAAGGAAAAGTTTTGAAGGTGAGCTGTGACCATCCCGTGGATGTTGTGTTTGGCCAGGTTGTGGCCCAGCTCAAAAAGGAGGGTATTACCGACTGA
- a CDS encoding uncharacterized protein (BUSCO:EOG09261IEV) has protein sequence MDEKDVNSKYDRQIRLWSSRGQKSLSRSSVCIIGANATASETLKNIVLAGIGRAVIIDNDTKVNEDDIASNFFISYGLTGKNRAEMITQNISEMNKDVLISVENRHLKELIKDVPFWNKFDCVILNQYLPDSGMSEQLSNILWENNVCLIKAVNAGLYGSVRIQMQEQDILETHDNNLEDLRIDNCWSELQDYIDNIDLDGMDDQTFSNVPYSIILSKIYQSFERTKNQQLTPSAIRTYIKDHLRRTGEEANLDQACNRAAIVLKRSSSIPSNLQDIFNNLKIKGDPSSLNNFWLLCRALKIFYEEEGILPLSGVIPDMESDTDQYITLKKLYENKFNADKNKMVQIVHRLLGEETLPFTDLQLTSFVKNCRFMQVHRGSRDLFRSEILTDRENSSELRNVNIYLALISTEEFFFKFHRLPTMQDRSKLRTITISLLCRYNSVKDFPDGLDKVLDELCRCSGAQIHNISALIGGIASQEAIKVITGQYVTLDNCLSYDGIHSQAVTWKI, from the coding sequence ATGGACGAGAAAGATGTCAATAGTAAGTATGATCGTCAAATTAGATTATGGAGTAGCCGTGGACAGAAAAGTTTAAGTCGTTCATCTGTCTGCATAATCGGAGCAAATGCGACTGCAAGCGAAACATTAAAGAATATTGTTCTTGCAGGAATTGGTAGGGCTGTTATTATTGATAATGACACAAAGGttaatgaagatgatattgCATCAAACTTTTTCATATCATACGGACTTACGGGTAAAAATCGAGCGGAAATGATAACTCAAAACATATCTGAAATGAACAAGGATGTCTTGATATCCGTTGAAAATCGTCATCTAAAGGAACTCATAAAAGATGTACCTTTTTGGAATAAGTTTGATTGTGTTATTTTGAATCAATATTTGCCAGACAGTGGCATGTCAGAGCAACTATCAAACATTCTCTGGGAAAATAACGTGTGCTTGATAAAAGCTGTAAATGCTGGTTTATATGGATCGGTCCGTATCCAGATGCAGGAACAAGATATTTTGGAGACTCATGATAATAATTTGGAGGATTTGCGTATAGATAACTGTTGGTCAGAACTTCAGGACTATATTGATAATATAGATCTCGATGGGATGGATGACcaaacattttcaaatgtCCCATACAGTATTATTCTTTCCAAGATATACCAGAGTTTTGAAAGAACTAAAAATCAGCAGTTGACACCTTCAGCAATCAGGACCTATATAAAGGATCACTTGAGACGAACAGGCGAAGAAGCAAATCTAGATCAAGCTTGTAATAGGGCAGCAATTGTGCTTAAAAGATCAAGCTCTATCCCTTCAAATTTACAGGATATCTTcaataatttgaaaattaagGGTGATCCAAGTAGCCTTAATAATTTTTGGCTACTTTGTAGGGcattaaaaattttttatgaGGAAGAGGGCATTCTCCCTTTGAGTGGAGTTATTCCAGATATGGAATCGGACACTGACCAATATATTACTCTAAAGAAGCTCTACGAGAACAAATTCAATGCAGACAAGAATAAAATGGTGCAAATTGTTCACAGGCTCCTTGGAGAAGAAACTTTACCCTTCACAGATTTGCAATTAACAAGTTTTGTGAAGAATTGCCGCTTTATGCAGGTGCATCGGGGCTCAAGGGATTTGTTTAGATCTGAAATACTTACTGATAGGGAAAATTCAAGTGAACTCCGAAATGTCAATATATATCTCGCTCTCATATCGACTGAggaatttttcttcaagtttcaTCGTTTGCCTACGATGCAGGACAGATCCAAGCTGCGTACCATTACTATATCACTATTGTGCCGCTACAATTCGGTTAAAGACTTCCCAGATGGTCTCGATAAGGTTTTAGATGAGTTGTGCAGATGTTCTGGTGCACAGATTCATAACATATCCGCACTAATAGGTGGAATTGCTTCGCAGGAGGCGATTAAAGTGATCACAGGCCAATATGTTACTTTAGACAATTGCCTAAGTTATGATGGTATTCATTCACAGGCAGTGACatggaaaatataa
- a CDS encoding uncharacterized protein (SECRETED:SignalP(1-15)) — MSFATLLLLIGTVLADTTVQIEGSDYIDLGLQGFGYAPANARDKYGDTISFGSSVKYQKGSLKQTDDGYYTFITYNLPDRGWNVDGTVNFANRLYKYQVTLNPANESSTPNIEWTYLDSILLKDFNGNYFTGLDANTTVEMNGFSLPGVTYHGDGWGNNLNSNSTTTRASMDSEALALIEGDIANGFWISDEYGPGIYRFDSNGQLQEYITAPDSILPYVDGKINFSSNSCPAWDQYTVSDPTSGREDNHGYEGMDLSPNGKTLFALLQSAAMQEGGDKKKYAYNARLMKYDLSGGSATAVGEYVIVLPTYVNPSDGKTKTAAQSELLYVTDDVVMVLPRDSGLGRGQEDGTESVYRHVDLYSLKNATNILGKYDGEGDQIASSKGKLVSGITAATHYEWIDINDNTQLNKYGVHNGGDNNSTLLNEKWEGLTLIPIPCTTDEYFLLAVSDNDFTTTNGWMNFGTIPFDSGDDFENQSLMWRVKLAAIPHNEGSCSSTSSSNSSTLATSTSSTYANSTAATATLLNSTVNTTNINTKTFSNSTSSFTDTLSSTTQTPFGNSTTSYHNGSTNALKTVTCTLEKCSDTYSASDIDQTATTVEIITSCKGGCSKESQETSTAETAIHTSTSAVVSTYEGHAASTSVSAMTVYALAIAVMGYLL, encoded by the coding sequence ATGAGTTTTGCGACATTATTACTTTTAATTGGAACTGTGTTGGCAGACACAACCGTTCAGATAGAGGGATCAGATTACATTGATTTAGGACTCCAGGGATTTGGATACGCACCAGCAAATGCAAGAGACAAGTATGGCGACACTATATCGTTTGGATCTTCTGTGAAATATCAGAAGGGATCTTTAAAACAGACTGATGATGGTTATTATACTTTCATAACCTACAATCTTCCTGATAGAGGATGGAATGTGGATGGAACTGTGAACTTTGCCAACAGGCTATATAAATACCAGGTAACATTAAACCCGGCTAACGAATCTTCCACTCCAAATATTGAGTGGACATATCTTGATTCAATACTTTTAAAGGACTTTAATGGTAACTATTTCACGGGACTAGATGCAAATACCACGGTTGAAATGAATGGCTTCAGTCTCCCAGGTGTGACTTATCATGGCGATGGCTGGGGAAATAATTTGAACTCCAATAGTACTACTACACGTGCCAGCATGGACTCTGAAGCTTTGGCCTTAATTGAAGGTGACATTGCAAATGGATTCTGGATTAGTGATGAGTATGGTCCAGGAATTTATAGATTCGATTCGAATGGTCAACTTCAGGAGTATATCACGGCACCAGATTCGATCCTACCTTATGTTGAtggaaaaattaatttttcttcaaatagTTGCCCTGCCTGGGACCAGTATACTGTTTCTGATCCTACATCAGGACGTGAAGATAACCACGGGTACGAGGGAATGGATTTATCTCCAAATGGAAAGACATTATTTGCACTTCTCCAAAGTGCTGCTATGCAGGAAGGGGGtgacaagaaaaagtacGCTTATAATGCTCGTTTAATGAAATATGATCTTTCGGGTGGATCAGCAACAGCAGTTGGAGAATATGTGATAGTGCTCCCAACATATGTGAATCCATCGGATGGGAAAACAAAGACTGCTGCTCAGTCAGAATTATTGTATGTGACAGATGACGTGGTAATGGTACTTCCTCGTGATTCCGGACTTGGTAGGGGGCAAGAAGATGGAACAGAGTCAGTGTACAGACATGTTGATCTATATTCTCTTAAGAATGCCACAAACATTCTTGGTAAATATGATGGCGAGGGAGACCAAATAGCTTCTTCTAAAGGTAAATTGGTTAGTGGGATCACAGCTGCAACCCATTATGAGTGGATAGACATAAATGATAACACCCAGTTGAACAAGTATGGCGTTCATAATGGAGGAGACAACAATTCTACTCTTCTAAATGAGAAGTGGGAGGGCTTAACGCTTATTCCAATTCCTTGTACAACAGACGAGTACTTTCTTCTTGCAGTTTCCGACAACGACTTTACCACAACAAACGGCTGGATGAACTTTGGAACAATTCCATTTGATTCAGGAGATGACTTCGAAAACCAATCCTTGATGTGGAGAGTTAAGCTTGCTGCAATTCCTCACAATGAAGGATCATGCTCTTCCACTTCGTCAAGCAATTCTTCAACATTAGCAACATCTACATCCTCCACTTATGCTAACAGCACTGCTGCTACTGCCACATTACTTAACAGTACAGTCAATACCACAAACATTAATACCAAAACATTCTCAAACAGCACAAGCTCATTCACAGACACACTCTCCTCAACAACTCAAACACCATTTGGAAACAGTACTACATCTTACCACAATGGTAGTACGAATGCTTTGAAGACTGTAACATGTACATTGGAAAAATGCTCTGACACATATTCTGCAAGTGATATAGACCAAACAGCGACTACCGTGGAAATCATCACAAGTTGCAAAGGTGGATGTAGTAAGGAATCTCAAGAAACATCCACAGCTGAAACCGCTATACATACTTCAACATCTGCCGTTGTGAGCACATACGAAGGACATGCCGCATCAACTTCTGTTTCGGCCATGACTGTGTATGCGTTAGCTATTGCTGTGATGGGATATCTTCTCTAA
- the ERG7 gene encoding Lanosterol synthase (Oxidosqualene--lanosterol cyclase) (BUSCO:EOG09260SIZ): MQYYSSEVGIQPTDLSRWRLRTTKLGAQRWTYLPEDADVSKDPQDNCTKYLLGEKFPVKSFKQQRTRASEVLEDGATFFSEIQDSKSGTWPNQYKGPMFMTIGYVAAAYFSGKEIPEAVRQEMIRYLVNSSHPVDGGWGLHEQDKSTCFGTTMNYVVLRLLGLPADHPVCVKARVTLKKLGGAIGCPHWGKMWLALLNLYSWDGVNPAPTELFTLPYWVPIHPMRWWVHTRAIYLAAGYLGTAKVSCPLTPLLKEIRSEIFTKPFDDVDFSHNRNTVCGVDLYYPHTTLLNTLNWCMVKYEKYIRPRWLQKFSNKRAYELLLKDLENSTYLSIAPVSGAFTAIVLFVEEGIYGSKFNKVFDRMSEELFMGPQGMTVMGTNGSQVWDAAFAIQCLFVSGLAGKPQYQKTIEDAFKFLVRSQFDTDCVPGSFREPRKGSWPFSTKEQGYTVSDCTAEAMKSILMVMNSDAFSYLHILFDTGRLHSGIDVLLGLQNVGSFEFGSFASYEPIKATPLLEKINPAEVFGNIMVEYPYVECTDSSVLGLISYSETEFYREADIKRAIERAIEYITKAQGTDGSWYGSWGICYTYAGMFALEALSHVGQYYHNSDVVRKGCDFLVKRQLADGGWGETMRASETHTYISSKKSLVVQTAWVVIALLLSKYPNHEVIKKGIDLIISRQQPSGEWLFEADEGVFNHSCAIQYPNYKFVFPIKALGLYIKKYGDFDL; the protein is encoded by the coding sequence atgcaGTATTATTCTAGTGAAGTTGGAATTCAGCCAACGGATTTGTCTCGTTGGAGGTTGAGAACTACCAAGCTTGGAGCTCAAAGATGGACGTATTTGCCAGAAGACGCAGATGTGTCGAAAGACCCTCAAGACAACTGTACAAAGTATCTCTTAGGTGAGAAATTTCCAGTTAAAAGTTTTAAGCAGCAAAGAACACGAGCTTCTGAAGTGTTGGAGGATGGTGCTACATTTTTCAGCGAAATTCAGGATAGTAAGTCAGGTACTTGGCCTAACCAGTATAAAGGTCCCATGTTTATGACCATTGGCTATGTTGCGGCCGCCTATTTTTCAGGAAAAGAGATTCCTGAAGCTGTTCGTCAAGAAATGATTCGCTATTTAGTTAATTCTTCACATCCAGTGGATGGTGGATGGGGGCTTCATGAACAGGATAAATCGACCTGCTTTGGAACCACAATGAATTATGTCGTTCTTAGGCTTCTTGGACTTCCTGCGGATCATCCTGTTTGTGTAAAGGCAAGGGTGACACTTAAGAAACTGGGTGGTGCAATTGGATGTCCACACTGGGGTAAAATGTGGCTTGCCTTACTTAACTTATATAGCTGGGATGGGGTTAATCCGGCACCTACAGAACTTTTCACTCTTCCTTATTGGGTGCCTATTCACCCAATGCGTTGGTGGGTTCATACTAGAGCCATCTACTTGGCAGCTGGTTATCTTGGTACCGCTAAGGTTTCATGTCCGTTGACTCCTCTTCTAAAAGAGATTAGAAGTGAAATATTTACAAAACcttttgatgatgttgactTTTCTCACAATCGAAACACAGTCTGTGGTGTGGACTTGTATTACCCACATACTACACTATTAAACACCCTCAATTGGTGTATGGTGAAGTatgaaaagtatattaGGCCACGCTGGTTACAGAAATTTTCGAACAAGCGTGCTTACGAACTTCTTCTAAAAGATCTTGAAAACAGTACATATCTATCGATTGCTCCTGTTTCTGGTGCATTCACTGCCATTGTACTTTTTGTCGAAGAAGGTATATATGGAAGTAAGTTCAACAAGGTCTTCGATCGTATGTCAGAGGAATTATTCATGGGTCCTCAGGGAATGACTGTTATGGGTACCAATGGAAGTCAGGTGTGGGATGCTGCATTTGCAATTCAGTGCTTATTTGTATCCGGACTTGCTGGAAAGCCGCAGTATCAAAAGACTATCGAGGATGCATTTAAGTTTTTGGTGAGGTCGCAGTTTGATACGGATTGCGTTCCTGGCTCATTCAGAGAACCTAGGAAGGGCTCTTGGCCTTTCTCTACAAAAGAGCAAGGGTATACTGTTAGTGACTGTACAGCTGAGGCTATGAAGTCCATTCTTATGGTTATGAATAGTGATGCGTTCTCTTATTTGCATATATTGTTTGATACGGGAAGGCTTCACTCCGGTATTGACGTTCTCCTCGGTCTTCAAAATGTCGGTTCCTTCGAATTTGGCTCATTTGCCTCATATGAACCGATTAAGGCTACACCATTACTTGAGAAGATTAATCCTGCTGAAGTTTTTGGTAATATTATGGTTGAATATCCATATGTTGAATGTACAGACTCATCTGTTCTTGGTTTGATATCATACTCAGAAACTGAATTTTACAGAGAGGCTGATATCAAGCGTGCTATTGAGCGTGCTATTGAATATATTACCAAGGCACAAGGAACTGATGGCTCTTGGTATGGCTCTTGGGGTATTTGCTATACATATGCTGGAATGTTTGCACTTGAGGCTTTATCACACGTTGGTCAGTATTATCACAATAGTGATGTCGTTCGGAAGGGCTGCGACTTTCTTGTTAAACGACAATTGGCTGATGGTGGATGGGGTGAAACTATGAGAGCCAGTGAGACACATACCTATATTTCAAGTAAGAAGTCTTTGGTAGTTCAAACAGCTTGGGTTGTTATCGCTCTACTTCTTTCCAAGTATCCTAACCATGAAGTAATCAAGAAGGGGATTGACCTCATTATTTCCAGACAACAGCCATCTGGTGAGTGGTTATTTGAAGCTGACGAAGGAGTTTTCAATCATTCTTGTGCTATTCAGTATCCGAACTACAAGTTTGTGTTCCCTATTAAGGCGCTTGGATTATACATCAAAAAGTATGGTGATTTTGACTTGTAA
- a CDS encoding uncharacterized protein (MEROPS:MER0043998) encodes MLSRRFFSTTVRKLAKAEITTLSNGLTVISKPGNSKLSSIGLYLNSGARSENAYNSGVSTLFGNVLKNSSIAKKALNSGVKVSSTNAKELTGAAVASFAPGNADAAISTLGELVKNASKLAEDRVTVSEEVAKAATFAEDFENDSKKMVVEHMTATAFQGTSLALPSYGKAETLSILESQDISDFIGKNLLAANTALVAYGSDISHEKLVEAASKLSIKDGSRAPYPATSFLGSDVRLRDDTLPKAYVAISVKTPGAKSDKDYFTGLVAAHINGEFVGHDSLYTQFEGSKLSQLVYASSLGDYYKHFQLAYSDIGLWGALMTSPNIGCVDELIHFTLKSWNRMSTRTITDAELQKAKQEIKLSLSSINTDSAAQTEKLADSFFSKGLLYSDGELIQNIDSITLKDIATWADKYLYDQDIALAATGQIEDVFDYNRIRNDMSMLRW; translated from the coding sequence ATGCTCTCTAGAAGATTCTTCTCGACCACTGTCAGAAAGCTGGCAAAAGCTGAGATCACCACACTTTCAAATGGTCTAACGGTGATTTCGAAACCAGGAAACTCAAAACTCTCTTCTATTGGACTCTACCTCAATTCAGGAGCTAGATCAGAGAACGCATATAACTCCGGTGTTTCAACCTTGTTTGGAAATGTTCTCAAGAATTCGTCGATCGCTAAGAAGGCACTAAATTCCGGTGTCAAGGTTTCTTCGACTAACGCCAAAGAGCTTACTGGAGCAGCAGTTGCTTCATTTGCACCGGGAAATGCTGATGCTGCTATATCTACACTTGGGGAATTGGTTAAGAATGCTTCAAAGTTGGCCGAGGATCGGGTTACGGTCTCGGAGGAGGTTGCCAAGGCAGCAACTTTTGCTgaagattttgaaaatgattcaaaaaagatggtTGTCGAACATATGACAGCCACAGCTTTTCAAGGTACTTCGCTTGCACTTCCTTCCTACGGTAAGGCTGAGACTTTGTCAATTTTAGAGAGCCAGGATATTTCTGACTTCATTGGAAAGAACCTTTTGGCTGCAAATACCGCCTTGGTCGCTTACGGTTCGGATATTTCTCACGAGAAGCTTGTTGAAGCAGCCTCCAAACTTTCCATTAAGGACGGCTCGCGTGCGCCATATCCAGCCACGTCGTTTTTGGGCTCTGATGTGCGTTTGAGGGATGACACTTTGCCAAAAGCTTATGTTGCAATTTCCGTCAAGACTCCAGGTGCCAAATCCGACAAGGATTACTTCACTGGTTTGGTCGCAGCTCACATTAACGGTGAGTTTGTGGGACATGATTCGCTATACACACAGTTCGAGGGATCCAAATTGTCCCAACTGGTGTATGCAAGCAGCTTGGGTGATTACTACAAGCATTTCCAGCTTGCTTACTCGGACATTGGCCTTTGGGGTGCTCTTATGACTTCTCCAAATATCGGCTGTGTCGATGAGTTGATTCACTTCACTTTGAAGAGCTGGAACAGAATGTCTACTAGGACAATTACGGATGCTGAGCTCCAGAAGGCTAAGCAGGAGATCAAGTTGTCTCTTTCTAGCATCAACACCGACTCTGCAGCACAGACTGAGAAGCTAGCAGATTCATTCTTCTCCAAGGGACTTCTATACTCTGATGGTGAACTTATACAGAACATTGACAGTATTACCCTCAAAGATATCGCAACTTGGGCCGACAAATACTTGTACGACCAGGATATTGCTCTTGCTGCTACTGGACAGATCGAGGATGTGTTCGACTACAACAGAATCAGAAATGACATGTCTATGCTCAGATGGTGA